Proteins encoded in a region of the Triticum dicoccoides isolate Atlit2015 ecotype Zavitan chromosome 3A, WEW_v2.0, whole genome shotgun sequence genome:
- the LOC119272881 gene encoding double-strand break repair protein mus-23-like: MVTKDIKLVDVIQVMLICRILPCQCRSRTLWEFNSKKHQTLKRLFDTSHEGAWKLLFKGNERPPATDSDRGHNCNRPASERVKKIQCPAPLPEEPVILRLVKMLVPTPYTVPEKKAKKKAKGAKSGPRCNGTSYAASEDDEAHSSVPEDNDEEEEEEEENDPPPEEKKKKRVASTHLEAQVPQKGKGAPAVNTAWDADSSPKRHPRTRPHAASLARDLIQRSSYEGSLALSEMVSMSPPPA, encoded by the exons ATGGTGACCaaggacatcaagctcgtcgacgttatccaggtgatgctaatctgtcggattcttccgtgccagtgCCGCAGCCGCACTTTATGGGAATTCAATTCGAAGAAGCACCAGACCCTGAAAAGGCTCTTCGATACTTCTCACGAAggggcctggaagttgctctttaagggcaacgagaggCCACCAGCCACAGACTCAGACCGTGGTCACAATTGTAACCGCCCCGCCAGCGAG AGGGTGAAgaagatccagtgtccggctccattgcccgaagaaccagtcatccTGCGCCTGGTGAAGATGCTGGTGCCGACGccatatacggtgccggagaagaaggctaagaagaaagcCAAGGGGGCCAAGAGCGGCCCCCGTTGCAATGGCACTTCGTACGCGgcgtccgaagacgatgaggcccattcctctgtccctgaggacaacgatgaggaagaggaggaggaggaggaaaacgaccctcctcccgaggagaagaagaagaaaagggtggCCTCGACACATTTGGAGGCGCAAGTGCCCCAAAAGGGGAAGGGCGCCCCAGCGGTCAACACCGCGTGGGATGCTGATAGTAGTCCGAAACGTCACCCCCGTACTAGGCCCCATGCCGCATC TCTGGCCCGTGACCTTATCCAACGATCCTCATATGAAGGTTCGTTGGCTCTGTCGGAGATGGTGAGCATGTCGCCACCACCTGCTTAG